From Seriola aureovittata isolate HTS-2021-v1 ecotype China chromosome 20, ASM2101889v1, whole genome shotgun sequence, a single genomic window includes:
- the LOC130161193 gene encoding programmed cell death 1 ligand 1-like, with protein sequence MRNQTFRTQNSEVSCVVMESCILPCSFQGGTDVVIHWTQVTVGDLHVHSFYHNQDQLAYQVQRFRDRTSLFKDQISRGNASLQLTGVEVQDQGRYKCHTSVIRGNKDSFINLKLDAPVDQVDLQQVDNRITCSSEGIYPEPELTWSTSPPSNLNLQHKTTKQKTEQLLYNIRSYVTPSDTDTDVGYSCTVSTRRNRKRATLWQLCEYYLSVERWSG encoded by the exons ATGAGGAACCAAACATTCAGAACTCAAA ACTCTGAGGTGTCCTGTGTTGTCATGGAGAGCTGCATCTTACCGTGCAGCTTCCAGGGCGGCACTGATGTGGTCATACACTGGACTCAGGTGACTGTAGGAGACCTTCATGTCCACTCGTTCTACCACAACCAAGACCAGCTCGCATACCAGGTCCAGCGCTTCAGAGACAGAACATCACTGTTCAAGGACCAGATCTCCAGAGGAAACGCCTCACTCCAGCTGACAGGGGTGGAGGTTCAGGACCAGGGCAGATACAAGTGTCACACCAGCGTCATCAGAGGAAACAAGGATTCATTTATCAACCTGAAACTGGACG ctCCAGTTGATCAAGTCGACCTCCAGCAGGTAGACAACAGgatcacctgcagctcagaggggATCTACCCTGAGCCTGAGCTCACCTGGTCCACCAGCCCTCCATCCAACTTGAATCTCCAGCACAAAACCACCAAACAGAAGACTGAACAGCTGCTCTACAACATCAGGAGTTATGTGACACCTTCAGATACTGATACAGATGTGGGCTACAGCTGCACCGTCAGCACTcgcagaaacaggaagagagccACCTTGTGGCAACTGTGCGAGTATTATCTGTCAGTGGAGCGGTGGAGCGGTTGA